The DNA window CTATGCTTCAGATGGTCAGGCCCCAGGTGAGCTGGACTCTGTCTTCCTTGAGTCCCCAAGTCTGTGGCCTGAGAATAGCTAGCAGTCATCTCCAGCTCTGCCCAATTCTGAGATTAATCCTGTGGTTTTCCTGCCTAATTGCTTCCTCTGGAATTGGGTCCCGCCTACTGAGTTCATGGATTCTTTCTGGCCCTGGACTTGTCCTCTTAGATGTGTCATcccagcttctctgcctcccttaCCCCTATGCCCACCAGGGTCCTACCTGGGCTCTTGGTACCCTGATGTTTCTGCCCTTCAGGCTGAGAATATCCCTGAGCAGTAGAAGCTTATCATTCCAGGAATCTGCAGCATACCAGTTCCTGTCTGTGGACTATACTGAGAGGAAGTAGAAAGGTCCAGCCCTCAGTCAGAGAGCTGTGTACTGGTGCATCATGCCGAAAAACTATTGCAGCATGGCCTCATTGGTTAATGATTCTGTTTGCCAGTAATACAGtctgcattcttttctttatattttctttcctctattctattttttcccaGCCTTTTTATCATGGAAAGTTGCAAAGATGAGATAAGGTAGAGAGAATACTGTAATGAACCTCTTtgtgtccatcactcagcccTAAGTTATCAACATTGTCTTTACTCCATTATTAATTGACCTAGGGTGGTTTGATTAGAATTTGTAGTTGTAAGGAATAGGGGGGCACTCATGTTATTGTAAGTACTGAGCTGTTTTACTTAAATAAGTCTGGAAGGAGTAGGCTGATCAGACCTACCACTCAGACCGTCCTTTGGGAAACAGGACCCTCAGCAACAatagcaaataatttttatgccAGGGAATGTAAGGCAATTGTTCCCTGCATATCTGTTTGTCTTCCCATTTTCTTCACTCTGAATCTCTTGTCCCCTCATAGCTACTTCTTTATTAGATTTCCCATTCCCATATACTTTCTGCATGCTATGGCTCCTAATGGCTTGGCTTCTCTCCATGCCTCATTTCAGTTTAGAGTGCCTTCTTGTTTTAGTTCtctttattttgccttatttCCAGCTCAAATTTTACTTAGAAAGGGCCTCCAAGGGTGGTTCAGCCATTAAGTATCATCTCTGTTTGGGCAGAACTTTGCTCCTGGCCACAACAGAGGCTGAAGTGTAACATACAGAGAAGCTACACTTGGGCATGGTGCCCTGGTCTAGTCGGTTGTGGTCTGAGATGTATTGAGGCCAGTTACATGGTTGCCTCATTTTCCCCTTCAGGAAAGACTGAGGCAGGACAGTTTCCTGGAAAGGAGTGTTTTCAGGGCAGGCTCTCTGGCTGGCAAGTCTAGGACAGTAGCCAACCCTGGAGAGGGTGGATGGGCTTAGGAGTCCAGGATAGCTATAACTTTCCACATGCTAAAATGCCACGATGGCTTGTGGCCCTGGTTAAAAGAACCAACAGTTTTGTGTTCAGACATGACTGATTGCTTGCTACTTCTACCTTTTCCAAATTCGAAAGGAAATATTCAACTATGTATTTTCCCGTGCTTCTGGATTATCAAGATACCAAAGACGTATTTTGATTCATATTTCAAATTATCAATccgtttcttaatttttttagaaatgtagTACTTACTCTACTGACTTCTGCCAGTCTAGTGCATCAGAGACTAGCGGAATCCCCACTTTTAGACCTTTGCTGTCCCTTCCACAATACTTTTCCCCCCGTATTTCTGAACCTGTGAATTCTCTGAATCTTGTCACTGTGCTTACATATAAGACTCACTTTTTTGGtacattttttcctaattgtATTTGCCCATACTGTTTCTCATATTTGATTTGAGgtatttcctcctcctttctcttcccactatcttttttttttttttttaagattttatttattcatttgacagagatcacagagagacggagagagaggaagggaagcaggctccttgctgagcagagaacccgatgcggggttcgatcctagggccctgagccgaaggcagaggctttaacccactgaaccacccaggcacctctctctcCACACTATCATTACTGGGAACCACAGAACCATACAGTGTCATGATTGGAAAGGACATCAGAGTTCATCATTTTACTAAGTGATTTCTCTAAGATCACACCACCTTTACAGTCTGCTCTCTTGCTTTCCAGCTGCTCTTTTTGATTGGACAAATAAGTGGGGCAATTAAGAGCTGTCAGGACAGAGCTCTGTCCTGATAGCTCTTCTTCCAccctctcccactgaccttctttcccctctttgtctttctgtccATGAAGGAAAGTTTGAGCTATTTCCcatctttctcttgttcttaATATTTCATCTCTTAATGTATCCCCTAACATGAAGGTTTTCTCAGGTCCACAGACTCCTGATTCTGTTTCAtcggagaaaaagaaattaataaagtattctttcttttggCAGCAGGTGAGACTAGGATGTGGCATTCAGAGTTGCCTGCAGAGCAGGAAGTTTCTAAAGGACCGGTGTCATCTGATGGGACATCTGGAGGCCTCTGTGGAGTAGTTTctggggagccagaggcaggagctGCCTGTGAAGGTACTTTAGAAAAGCTGGAAGGGCAACTCtcagaggaagaagggagcagACTGGAAAACGAGGTCTTCAGAATAACACACGAGGATGAAGATAAGTCCACAAAGGATGAATATGATGAATATAATGAACTTGGGAAACATCCACATCTGTCCTCTAGTGCTGTAGAATGTCAGGGAGTTCTGAAGGGACAGAAATTTTATCAGTGTGATGAATGTGGTAAAGCTTTCAATTGGAGTTCACACCTCATTGGACATCAGAGAatccatactggagagaaaccctatgagtGTAATGAATGTGGTAAGACCTTCAGGCAGACCTCTCAACTCATAGTTCATCTCAGAACCCACACAGGGGAAAAGCCCTATGAGTGCAATGAGTGTGGAAAGACTTACCGACACAGCTCCCATCTTATTCAACACCAGAGACTCCATAATGGTGAGAAACCATATAAGTGTAATGAatgtggaaaagctttcaatGAGAGTTCCAAACTTTTTGACCACCAGAGAACCCATACTGGGGAGAAACCTTATGAATGCAATGAGTGTGGGGCTGCCTTTAGTCGAAGTAAAAATCTCATCCGACATCAGGTACTTCACACTGGTAAAAAACCTTACAAGTGTAGTGAGTGTGGGAAAGCTTTCTGTTCTAATAGAAATCTTGTTGATCATCAGAGGATCCATACTGGGGAGAAGCCTTATGAGTGTAATGAATGTGGCAAAGCTTTCAGTCGGAGTAAATGTCTTATTCGACATCAAAGCCTCCACACTGGACAAAAACCATATAAATGTActgagtgtgggaaagccttcagtcaGATCTCTCAACTTGTTGACCATGAGcgaattcatactggagaaaaacctttTGAATGTAATGAGTGTGGTAAGGCATTCAGTCTCAGCAAATGTCTTATTCGACATCAGAGACTTCACACAGGTGAAAAGCCCTATAAATGTAACGAGTGTGGAAAATCCTTCAATCAGAACTCCTACCTCATTATAcaccagagaattcacactggtGAGAAGCCTTATGAATGTAATGAGTGTGGGAAAGTCTTCAGTCATAATTCTAGCCTTATGGTTCATCAGAGAACCCATACAGGggagaaaccctataaatgtaCAGATTGTGGGAAAGCTTTTAGTGACAGCTCACAGCTCACTGTGCACCAGAGAgttcacacaggagagaagccctatgaatgtattgagtgtgggaaagccttcagtcaGCGTTCCACTTTTAATCACCACCAGCgaactcacactggagagaagcaTTCAGCTCTGGCTTACTCAGTTTGTTAAGGAAGATTCCCCAAGACAGAGCAAgatattttgagttcatttttctttgtaagaaagATACCCTGATCTCCTCTTGGAATCACTAATCAACGACGTCCATTCCCTGCATTCTTTCTGCTGGATCATGAAGGTGGAAGAGTCACAGGGCCATCCTTCCCAACTATGAGGGAAGTAAGGACTACACATTTCTTGTACTTATAGGTTCCCTCCCtacctttttccctccctcccttcctaccttctctctcttttttgtttaaaaatgtatctctggTTTTAGTTAGGAATCCCATAATCAAATTGTGTGCTTTTCAAGGACAGTAATTaaatgcttcctttctttctagatAATTCATTTGCATAAAGTCTTTCTCCAATGCTCTGATTCTTTCCTATCTTGGGTGTGGTGCCCTGGTCTAGTCGGTTGTGGTCTGAGATGTATTGAGGCCAGTTACATGGTTGCCTCATTTTCCCCAGTCTAGATCCTCATCACTCGTATTTCCTATCtagaaaacctttttttcttcctgtttgctAATCTTTATCTCTCAGACCCTTTAAGATCTAGCTCATCTCAGAAAGACTTTCTTCTTGAGATGCTTTTTCCATCCTCCTAAATGTCTGTTGATTTGAATTCAGTGCTTCAAATTAGTCTGTGCTACAATTTGCAATTGTTACTAAATTGCATTCAGAATAATTGTCCAGGCATTGGTATATACTTTCATACCAACTTAATGTAGGCTCTTTGAggttaggtatttattttatcatacaGATAATTTTCATATGctagtttaataattttttaaaactcacctTTCCAATTCAACCATTCTTAAACTGGGCATGTACTTCCCTTCTACCACTGGACCTAAGACTTTTAAAGATGGATATCATAGGTTACCACAGATAAAGGTGTCATTCATATCCTCTGCATATACCTCTGGGGTATACGCGTCTGGGAGTTTTAGTGCTGTTACCTCAGCCTCAAAAAACTAACAATTTATGCTTGAGCATGCCTCTGTgcatgcatgtctgtgtgtgtgtgtctaggttTTGGAGTCAGCAGTTATCCCACTGACATGTACTTTTCCCTGCTTTCTGTGATTTGTCCTCAGAGTGACTCTGATTTCCTTAACGTATAGTTCAGTCTGCCTGTAACTGCCATTTAATGGCAAGATGAGAGGAGTACATTTAATTATTGTAATAATCTTCTGGGCTATCAGGAGGTCTTTTCAGAGTCCTATAGTCATATGAGACATTAGCTTCAACACCTATCCCTTTCACCAATGCAGGAGTGCCCCAGTGCTGGGGAGCTTTGCCTCTGGTGTCTTC is part of the Mustela nigripes isolate SB6536 chromosome 2, MUSNIG.SB6536, whole genome shotgun sequence genome and encodes:
- the LOC132010467 gene encoding zinc finger protein 852-like, producing MKGLDKPHPTRNLFTPERVINQLLLLLEAAEDPGGGARARPGLTERPARGDRPWPGGVVAGRAGGGLGRRSVCFQGACPFPSWEVRRSGSGNYASDGQAPAGETRMWHSELPAEQEVSKGPVSSDGTSGGLCGVVSGEPEAGAACEGTLEKLEGQLSEEEGSRLENEVFRITHEDEDKSTKDEYDEYNELGKHPHLSSSAVECQGVLKGQKFYQCDECGKAFNWSSHLIGHQRIHTGEKPYECNECGKTFRQTSQLIVHLRTHTGEKPYECNECGKTYRHSSHLIQHQRLHNGEKPYKCNECGKAFNESSKLFDHQRTHTGEKPYECNECGAAFSRSKNLIRHQVLHTGKKPYKCSECGKAFCSNRNLVDHQRIHTGEKPYECNECGKAFSRSKCLIRHQSLHTGQKPYKCTECGKAFSQISQLVDHERIHTGEKPFECNECGKAFSLSKCLIRHQRLHTGEKPYKCNECGKSFNQNSYLIIHQRIHTGEKPYECNECGKVFSHNSSLMVHQRTHTGEKPYKCTDCGKAFSDSSQLTVHQRVHTGEKPYECIECGKAFSQRSTFNHHQRTHTGEKHSALAYSVC